The genomic window ACCGTTGAAGTCCATCTCCAGGGCAACAAGGCTGCGGAGCCCCCTAAGAAACAGCACCGGCCCACCCGGGTTAGCACTCTTCCACAGCCGGGCCAAGTTGTTGTGCTGAAGCTTCAGCACCTTCAGATTCCCTAGTCCATCAAGAAGATCAATTTTTATGTTGgcgatgttgttgttgctgaggTCCAGGATGGTGAGGTTGGACAGAGGCTTAAACGGAGAGGTATTCATATACAGGGTGCTGGTCAGAGCTCTCCCCAGCATCAGAGTCCTGAGAGCGGGCACATGGACGAACGACATAGGGCTGAGGATGAGCTTCTGGTTGCCGTAAGAGAGGTAGATCTCCTGTAGCTGGCCCAAACCCTGGAACTCTTTCCCCGTCAGGGTCTGGGAGATGGAGTTGTTGCCCAGCAGAAGGGTGGTGAGATTGCCCAGGCTGGAGAAGGCTCCAGGATCTAGACGGGAGATTGCTGTGCTTGTAAGCTTTAGCATAAGAAGTGGTGAATCTGCGAGGGACACAAAGGTCTGGTTGGTGATGATTTTGAGCGACATGCAGCTGGCCCCACTCAGGTGGAGTTGGCGGAGACTCATCAAACCCGCGAAGGTGAGCACCGAGATGTTTCGAAAGGCAGTATTCTCCATGCTCAGGCTCTCCAGGGCCCCTAGTGGCTGGAAGGAGAAGTCGTCGATAATAGGGTAAGAAGAAGTGTGACTCTTCACCAGCGCCATATTCAGGTTGAGCCGTGTCAGATTCCCCAGCCCGTTGAAAGTGTTCTTGGTCAGGCGCTTGAGGTTGTTCTGCTCCAGAGAAAGAACTTCCAGCATGGACAGCCACTGGAAAGAACCATCACCGATCTTAGCTATGCCGTTGTGGGATAGATCCAAAGTAGTGAGGTGGGTCTTCCCCAGGCCTTTGAAGGTGGTGTTGTCTAGTGTAATGAGCTGTGTCTTCTGGAGGGAGAGGCTGCGGATCGCTGTCCCAGAAAGCTCTGTGCAGAGTTTAGACGTGAGTGAAGGGCCAAGTTTGCTCCCAGTCATGACTAACTCATATATGCTTGCAATGGGCTTCAAGCAATCAGGCTCAAACTGCaagggggagaaaaaaaaacactgatTAGTTGCTGCACAAGATGCTGCCATAGACTGTAGATACGTTGTCAAAAGACCTTGAACCTACTACTTCCTACTTATTTATAGCATCCCATTGGGCACAAACTGGTTCAATCAAtgatgtttccatgtcatttcaactaaattacgttgaaccaacgtggaataaaTGTTGAATTGTGGCAAGTGAGCTGTCGAGTCTGTGGCAAGTCTGTGGCAAGCGAGCTGTCGAGTCTGTGGCAAGTGAGCTGTCGAGTCTGTGGCAAGCGAGCTGTCGAGTCTGTGGCAAGCGAGCTGTCGAGTCTGTGGCAAGTGAGCTGTCGAGTCTGTGGCAAGCGAGCTGTCGAGTCTGTGGCAAGCGAGCTGTCGAGTCTGTGGCAAGCGAGCTGTCGAGTCTGTGGCAAGTGAGCTGTCGAGTCTGTGGCAAGTCTGTGGCAAGCGAGCTGTCGAGTCTGTGGCAAGCGAGCTGTCGAGTCTGTGGCAAGTGAGCTGTCGAGTCTGTGGCAAGTGAGCTGTTGAGTCTGTGGCAAGTCTGTGGCAAGCGAGCTGTCGAGTCTGTGGCAAGCGAGCTGTCGAGTCTGTGGCAAGCGAGCTGTCGAGTCTGTGGCAAGTGAGCTGTCGAGTCTGTGGCAAGCGAGCTGTCGAGTCTGCGGCAAGTCTGTGGCAAGCGAGCTGTCGAGTCTGTGGCAAGTCTGTGGCAAGCGAGCTGTCGAGTCTGTGGCAAGTCTGTGGCAAGCGAGCTGTCGAGTCTGTGGCAAGTCTGTGGCAAGCGAGCTGTCGAGTCTGTGGCAAGTCTGTGGCAAGCGAGCTGTCGCATTATCACAATCTTTCATGTGCGGCGTCATTGTATTTTTTTCACCATCATTTGTATTTGTCCGGACCCTGCCTTGCTCTGTTCCTCTTTTGCCTAATTTGGCATCAATTCGTTTAATATGAAAATGGCGGTTCAAAATGCCCTAGATGTTAATTTGGTGGCTTTGCACGACGCCTAGAAAATAAGAGAGGAAACACTGAAGGTATCTTGACAACATAAACAAAAGGTGCTTATTATTCCTAGTGTCAGCAGCTGAAAGCATGAACAGCCTTTTATTTCCCATCTCACAGGATCTTTTGTACCTTTGCTAGAGTTGTTAGATTCGACAGGTGGAGGACTCGTAGGGATGAGGAATTACTGAGAAAATAGAAGTCATCCTTTTTGAAGGTTGATATGCTGTTGCTAGACAAGATGAGAGTCACCAGGCTTGGAAGCTGAAGGTGGGTGCCCAAGTTGGCTGTCTTCAGGTCATTTTTGGACACGTCCAGCAGTGTCAGTCTCTGGTGAAAAATGGAAAGACATTCTTAAGAGGGTTTGAGAGAAAAATGTAACTGAGGCAACTGCAATCAAGTCATTATTTGCCTATGGTTTAGGCTTGAAAGAGAACAACCCAAATCCAATTCATTTGATGGTAAATGAAAGAATCAAAATAAAATGCTCCCAAAATATTGTCCTGCAGAGTCAAGAGCATCCCCTGCTCTCTCATCTGTATCATcatctagtactgtatatcatcattatcaacacatccacaaccccTGCCATTCTTGTCTTCACCATGACACCAGGCAGATCCCTACCTGTAAGGCAGCAAAGGGCTCTTCCTGTAGCTTCAACCTGTTGCCAGCCAGGttaagctctgtcagattggtgCAGTTGCTCAGGTCCTTCTCCGTCAGCCGATGTACCTCGTTGTGCTGTACGATCAGTGTCCTCAGCAGGCCCAGGGTCTGACACAGGCTGTCCTCCAGCTTGGTGAGGCTGTTGAAGCCCACGTCCAGGTGCACAAGCCCAGGGTAAGTGGCCAGCGATGCTGGGGGTAGATCCACCAGCCTGTTGTGGGAGACATCCAGACCAGTGATATTCCAGGGCAGGTTGGGAGGGATCGCCTTGAGGCGGAGGTGGCTGCAGTCCGCCCAGCCATTTCGCACCTGGCATTCGGATTTCTGACGCTTTTGAGAGGCGTGGCATAGGGTAGGGCCAGTGATGATGTCACCCAGGTTGACAGCCAATAGAATGAGGATTATATCTGGCCAATTCATGGCTTCAGATGGTTTTAACAGCGTTTCATAAAAACTACAAAAGAAATGGATAGGTATATAGTAAGCAGAGCTATATAAAGAGTTCAATTATTTGTCAATTAATATTTGTGAACAGGTTTGGCAACGTATTTTTATATGGTGATTTATCATGCGTcatcagcgagagagagagaaaacaaacatAGCTTCTCCTATATAGTATACAGTTGCACTATCAGAACCATTGTCATCTTGCACACAAGATAATCACAATCTACATTTTGATCAATTGAAACAGTTAAACTGACAACTGCAGAGAGCAAAATAAGCTACACATTGGCTACAGAAACCTATTTCGATTCTAACATTTGAAAGAAAACTGAACATACCAGATGTCGTTTATTGAGACGGAGAGTGTTGCTCGTCAGTCATTTTGAACGTAAAAGTTGCAGAGTTATATACACGGTAAAACACGAGGAAGCATAGAAGGCTTTGAGACATGAACAGCTGCCGTGTGGGTGGCTGCAGGGTGTTGTGGAAGTGAAATGACATGGATCCGCATATCTGTAGCAGTGCGTTGTTCCGTCAGACTACGTGCTGGCCAACAAGACAATTTTTAATTTCTTCAAAAACGAAACTGGCAAGGAGCCAAAGTTTGTGGGTACATTTGGATCTTTGGCGGCCACTTTCGGTGTTGGCGGGATGGCATTGGAAAGTTCACCCAAACAACTGTGCAAACCTTTTAAAGGCATCACCTTTGAAagtttctgtttcatgtccggGTCTGTGTAGGTTATGTTAATGTACTTTAATAGACATGCAGTTATCAGTCATAGAAAATATGAATTATGTTTAGAAGATAGTTTTccataaatgtatatatttttttgctcaCTGTTAGGACACTTGAAGTAAGCCTATAGTGAAACATGTGCGTCGCTTTCATTGCCCATCCAATTACACAAGAGTCTTGTGTAATTGAACTGTCTAGGGGGGACTTtcacaagtatttgatacactgccgattttgcaggttttccctcttacaaagcatgtagaggtctgtaattttttttatcataggtacacttcaactgtgagagatggaatctaaaacaaatatccagaaaatcacattgtatgatttttaagtaattaattagcattttattgcatgacataagcatttgatacatcagaaaagcagaacttaatatttggtacagaaaccttcgtttgcaattacagagatcatacgtttcctgtagttcttgaccaggtttgcacacactgcagcagggattttggcccactcctccatacagaccttctccagatccttcaggtttcggggctgtcgctgggcaatacggactttcagctccctccaaagattttctattgggttcaggtctggagactggctaggccactccaggaccttgagaccTTCTccaatcggcagtgtatcaaatacttgttctccccactgtatatacataaatTAAAGCTATAGTCTGCGATTGGTGCATCAATTTGTTTACTTTTAAACTAATGATAtattgattattgaagaatattATATGTAAATGCCAAATAACCTTAGTTCAACTGAACCCAAAATATAATGGCTATTATTAATTCTAAGTCCAAAAATGGACCAATTGCAGACTGCACTTTTAATAATATTTGATGAACTTAATGTCAATGACTTGTTCAACCTTGTGATAACTGCAAAGCTCACTAAACAGggtcagcaggtagcctcgtggttagagcatcAGGCCTGTTGtatccgaaaggttgctggaaTGAATCCAGACCATTTCTAAACATACTGGCTGTTGTCCAGGAGATGGCGATAGTGATCAAGCAAAAAGTTAATTGGAAAATGAGTAAATTAATCAAATAAGTAGGTTgctaatagaaaatgactcaagtcaaAGTCACTCAGTTAAAAAAAAATTAGTGAAAGACTAaaattatttggttttaaatatatttaaatatgaaaagtaaaaataatttcaaattccttacattaagcaaaccagacaacaCCCTTTTCTTGTTGTTTTAATTTACAGAggcacaccaacactcagacatcataaACAAACTAagtatgtgtgtttagtgagtccgccagatcagaggcagtagggatgaccagtgatgttctcttcctgtcctgctaagcattcaaaatgtaacaagtacttttgggtgtcagggaaaatgtatggagtaaaaagtacattattttctttacgaATGTAGTAAAAGTAGtttataaatagtaaagtacagataccaacaaaAATATCTACTTAAATAGAGAACTTCAAATGAATTGTGTAAACACAATAAACTGTTCCATTACAACAATCTACCATTTCCTTAAGTCTATTTTCATTTCCCTTTTTGGTCTATTCTTTGTGTATCGGGATTTCCCCCTCAATCCCTAAAATAGCAGATTATCCCTATTAAGAGTAGAGTAAGACAAAGAGTAAGACAAAATTCCACAATTTATTCCAAAATCAGCATGGCTATGAATTCATCTGAATCTAAGTAGTATAAAATAGTTTGGTAAATAAACAGAACTCTAATTTCTGCTTTGTCATAGTCTGAGATTTCTAACTTCTCTGTGGTACTTTCTCATCCCCATTCACACTGACTAATATGAATAAAGTTATTTCAGTTGAATTTACACACAATTACATTTGAGGGGTTCATTTGGCTACCAAACGTTCTGATTTCTTTCTCTATTGCTGACCAGGAAGTGAAAGTAGACCACATTGTGAATTTACAGAACCCCATGTTTTTTTATTACCATCTGAATCAGAGGTATTGTGTCGACAAAACAATCTCACTCCTCGAGCTAATCCATTCCCCCGTCTCTAGGAAATCCCACAGGTTTGTGTCAAATCTAGTGATTGATAGGGGAGTCAACTATGCTATCCACTTCTCAGCACAGGTTTACTCAATTGGCTGTAATAACCAAGATTCTATAGGCAAGTGGTTTTCAGCCCCATCCATTCTGAAACATTGGCATTCAACTCTCAAATGTACATTTTTGTTATCGTCCAGCACAAACACACCTggttcaactaatcatcaagcccctgACTTTTTTAATCAGGTATGTTAGGAGTGTTAGTAGTTGTAGTGACTTCCTTACCAATtgaccatagccactgcccaagcctgaagtgTGGCTGTTTCGGACGCATACAGTCCACATAATAAGTTCCCAAAAGCCAAAAGGCAAAACATTCAATGagatccagggatatggtgcaacaacaacaaaaagatgaATTCTTCTTATATATAACACAAgattattctccaatcaacttaaagcacaTTAGCTTACTTGAAGTGAAAATCAATGATATGGTTTATTTGTATTTATCTATGGTCAAAAGACTATACCGCTCCCGAGTCTAGCTCGGACTACAGTACCTTCGCCcacgaaggcccaacttcctgcctttatcctgtcactaacacacttaccacagtACAATGAATGGGCAAGGGGGGGTGCTAAGGTACACTAATGCCAAAGGAATATACCTCAATCAGGCAAATACAGATCGTAAAGGTACCTACCTAATATATTTTTTCACATACTTTCATATATTTACAAATACATACATGTCGCtctgtatgttctgtctgtaATACAAATATGTCTAAATCGGCTCTAACAGTGCTAGTCTGGAACAAAAATGTGGAAACCGTGTTGAACACCATTGCCACAGAATCGTAGATCTATAGATTCTAGACTGTATTGATTGACTTATTTACTCATCGCATCGTTGCCTCAGAAACAAGCCAAATAGGGAAAGGATCCATACCTACCATATCTACCATACGACAACTTGATTGAAACATCAACTTCTGGATATACACCCATTGATTCTTGTGGAATATAACTTACAAATATCTCTTCTTCctttactgcctctgatctggcagactcacttaaCACATGCTTCCTTTGTAAAGGATGTCTacgtgttggagcgtgcccctgggcTAGCCGTAACTTTTCTTTAAATAAAGAAATGGTTTGCCTAATATAAgggatttgaaattatttatacttttgatacttgagtatattttagcaattacatttacttttgatacttaagtatatttaaaaccaaatacttttagactttttttTACTCAAataggattttactgggtgactttcactttgacttgagtcattttctattaagatatacttacttttactcaagtatgc from Oncorhynchus masou masou isolate Uvic2021 chromosome 20, UVic_Omas_1.1, whole genome shotgun sequence includes these protein-coding regions:
- the tlr3 gene encoding toll-like receptor 3 isoform X1; the protein is MNWPDIILILLAVNLGDIITGPTLCHASQKRQKSECQVRNGWADCSHLRLKAIPPNLPWNITGLDVSHNRLVDLPPASLATYPGLVHLDVGFNSLTKLEDSLCQTLGLLRTLIVQHNEVHRLTEKDLSNCTNLTELNLAGNRLKLQEEPFAALQRLTLLDVSKNDLKTANLGTHLQLPSLVTLILSSNSISTFKKDDFYFLSNSSSLRVLHLSNLTTLAKFEPDCLKPIASIYELVMTGSKLGPSLTSKLCTELSGTAIRSLSLQKTQLITLDNTTFKGLGKTHLTTLDLSHNGIAKIGDGSFQWLSMLEVLSLEQNNLKRLTKNTFNGLGNLTRLNLNMALVKSHTSSYPIIDDFSFQPLGALESLSMENTAFRNISVLTFAGLMSLRQLHLSGASCMSLKIITNQTFVSLADSPLLMLKLTSTAISRLDPGAFSSLGNLTTLLLGNNSISQTLTGKEFQGLGQLQEIYLSYGNQKLILSPMSFVHVPALRTLMLGRALTSTLYMNTSPFKPLSNLTILDLSNNNIANIKIDLLDGLGNLKVLKLQHNNLARLWKSANPGGPVLFLRGLRSLVALEMDFNGLDEIPDEAFHGLTNLQELSLSGNILNQLRDSVFNDLGSLRVLRLQKNLITSVRKEVFGPALANLSQLVMEKNPFDCTCESILWFVAWLNGTHASVPGLRDEYVCNTPQAYYNHSIMEFDRLSCLDMTPFQALYVLTSTVVLTLMVTSLLVRFQGWRIQFYWNVLINRTLGLSDNSSGEGREFNYDAYVIHAAKDKTWVERSLLPLENEQGYTFYLQDRDAVPGDSRLESIVENMRRSRKILFVVTETLLEDSMCRQFMAHHALHQVIEDSRDSVVLVFLEDVQDYRLSRCLLLRRGMLRPHCLLNWPLQRERVPAFHQRLRIALGTTNRVQL
- the tlr3 gene encoding toll-like receptor 3 isoform X2; amino-acid sequence: MNWPDIILILLAVNLGDIITGPTLCHASQKRQKSECQVRNGWADCSHLRLKAIPPNLPWNITGLDVSHNRLVDLPPASLATYPGLVHLDVGFNSLTKLEDSLCQTLGLLRTLIVQHNEVHRLTEKDLSNCTNLTELNLAGNRLKLQEEPFAALQRLTLLDVSKNDLKTANLGTHLQLPSLVTLILSSNSISTFKKDDFYFLSNSSSLRVLHLSNLTTLAKFEPDCLKPIASIYELVMTGSKLGPSLTSKLCTELSGTAIRSLSLQKTQLITLDNTTFKGLGKTHLTTLDLSHNGIAKIGDGSFQWLSMLEVLSLEQNNLKRLTKNTFNGLGNLTRLNLNMALVKSHTSSYPIIDDFSFQPLGALESLSMENTAFRNISVLTFAGLMSLRQLHLSGASCMSLKIITNQTFVSLADSPLLMLKLTSTAISRLDPGAFSSLGNLTTLLLGNNSISQTLTGKEFQGLGQLQEIYLSYGNQKLILSPMSFVHVPALRTLMLGRALTSTLYMNTSPFKPLSNLTILDLSNNNIANIKIDLLDGLGNLKVLKLQHNNLARLWKSANPGGPVLFLRGLRSLVALEMDFNGLDEIPDEAFHGLTNLQELSLSGNILNQLRDSVFNDLGSLRVLRLQKNLITSVRKEVFGPALANLSQLVMEKNPFDCTCESILWFVAWLNGTHASVPGLRDEYVCNTPQAYYNHSIMEFDRLSCLDMTPFQALYVLTSTVVLTLMVTSLLVRFQGWRIQFYWNVLINRTLGLSDNSSGEGREFNYDAYVIHAAKDKTWVERSLLPLENEQGYTFYLQDRDAVPGDSRLESIVENMRRSRKILFVVTETLLEDSMCRQFMAHHALHQVIEDSRDSVVLVFLEDVQDYRLSRCLLLRRGMLRPHCLLNWPLQRERVPAFHQRLRIALGTTNRVQ